A region from the Lolium perenne isolate Kyuss_39 chromosome 4, Kyuss_2.0, whole genome shotgun sequence genome encodes:
- the LOC127293284 gene encoding uncharacterized protein yields MEPLEAAIAVIFNALLLVFMVKLFFAMFNMKLVVILFYLVVVLFAMAFSGRGPSGF; encoded by the coding sequence ATGGAGCCCCTGGAGGCGGCCATAGCGGTGATCTTCAACGCGCTGCTGCTGGTGTTCATGGTGAAGCTCTTCTTCGCCATGTTCAACATGAAGCTCGTGGTTATCCTCTTctacctcgtcgtcgtcctcttcgCCATGGCCTTCTCCGGCCGGGGGCCCAGCGGATTCTAG